The Fusobacterium sp. SYSU M8D902 genome has a segment encoding these proteins:
- a CDS encoding basic amino acid/polyamine antiporter: protein MESKNNKLGLIGLVAIVVSSMIGGGIFNLPSNMSIDAGFIAVILSWVITAIGIYFLANTFSILADNNPELESGIYAYAKTGFGKFVGCEIAWGYWLSSIFGNVAFAVLLMQTIGYFYPIFNGENIQSFIGGSVFIWLMYFIAICGVSKATFLNNIATFAKLLVLAVILFFFVKGFNSDIATYDMMGKIEHLGSMTQQIKSTMLITLWSFIGLEGAVVLSGRARNPKDVGKATILGIAVCIVIFSALSILSFGVFHQAQLSKLPNPSTAYVLEKIVGHWGATFVNIGIIIALLGCWLSWTVITAEVPYIAAKDGVFPNFLVKVDKNETPTSSLLMSTIAMQLAMLVVLFNKNAWLFLVDITGLMIIPPYIVSTFFLIKEVTCGKLTHLEPKKKRFAFMSGLIAAIFTLWLLFSSQLSLLLVSTTIFALGIIVYVVSQKQIRSNDMFTCKDKVIAFLLSGIGIISIILLLLGKLNLNS from the coding sequence ATGGAATCTAAAAACAACAAATTAGGCTTAATTGGACTTGTTGCAATTGTTGTCAGTTCAATGATTGGTGGTGGTATATTTAATCTCCCTTCCAATATGAGTATTGATGCTGGATTCATAGCTGTCATCCTCTCTTGGGTTATAACAGCTATTGGAATTTACTTTCTTGCAAATACATTCAGTATCCTAGCTGATAACAATCCTGAATTAGAATCAGGTATATATGCTTATGCTAAAACAGGATTTGGAAAATTCGTTGGTTGTGAAATAGCATGGGGATATTGGTTAAGTTCAATCTTTGGAAATGTGGCCTTTGCTGTATTGCTAATGCAAACAATTGGATACTTTTATCCAATATTTAACGGTGAAAACATTCAATCTTTTATAGGTGGATCTGTCTTTATCTGGTTGATGTATTTTATTGCTATTTGCGGTGTTTCAAAAGCTACATTCTTAAATAACATTGCTACCTTTGCTAAACTTTTAGTTTTAGCTGTCATTCTATTTTTCTTTGTAAAAGGTTTCAATTCAGATATTGCTACCTATGATATGATGGGAAAAATTGAGCATTTAGGTAGTATGACACAACAAATTAAGAGTACTATGCTTATTACTCTTTGGTCTTTCATAGGTTTGGAAGGAGCTGTAGTTTTATCTGGAAGAGCTAGAAATCCAAAAGATGTAGGAAAAGCTACAATCTTAGGAATTGCCGTTTGTATAGTTATTTTCTCTGCACTTTCAATACTATCATTCGGAGTTTTTCATCAAGCTCAATTATCAAAATTACCTAACCCTTCAACTGCTTATGTCCTTGAAAAAATAGTAGGACATTGGGGAGCTACTTTTGTAAATATTGGTATTATAATAGCTCTACTTGGGTGTTGGTTATCTTGGACAGTTATAACTGCTGAAGTTCCTTATATTGCTGCAAAAGATGGAGTTTTCCCTAATTTTCTTGTAAAAGTTGATAAAAATGAAACTCCTACATCTTCACTTCTTATGTCTACAATAGCTATGCAATTAGCTATGCTTGTTGTTCTATTCAATAAGAATGCTTGGCTTTTCCTTGTAGATATAACAGGATTGATGATTATTCCTCCATACATTGTAAGTACATTTTTCTTAATTAAAGAGGTAACTTGTGGTAAGTTAACTCATCTTGAACCTAAAAAGAAAAGATTTGCTTTTATGTCTGGTTTAATTGCTGCCATATTCACTCTTTGGCTTTTATTCTCTTCACAATTATCTTTACTTCTAGTATCTACTACAATATTTGCCTTAGGAATTATTGTATATGTAGTTTCACAAAAACAGATTAGAAGCAATGATATGTTCACTTGTAAAGATAAGGTTATAGCTTTTCTCTTAAGTGGAATTGGTATAATCTCAATTATTTTACTTTTATTAGGTAAGTTAAATCTTAATTCATAA